A genomic window from Acidiferrobacteraceae bacterium includes:
- a CDS encoding tetratricopeptide repeat protein codes for MHLRTSLTGFPWKKIALLIAGLLVLSACATAPSGEPAKEGKWNPQDFDRAVSLMQDGKYKDAVALLEGIAKQNDRLPGVYINLGICYRHMNKLDDAEKALQVAIKRDSRNAVAYNELGLVYRELGKFPDARSAYEKSIARRSRYTKAHLNLAILCDLYTADNACALKEYLRYQKLTAGKDDEVGKWIVDLRRRMGKPVKPKTAEVKK; via the coding sequence TTGCATCTCCGTACTAGCCTGACCGGATTCCCGTGGAAGAAAATCGCACTGCTGATTGCCGGCTTGCTGGTCCTGTCCGCCTGCGCGACGGCACCGTCAGGCGAGCCGGCGAAAGAAGGAAAGTGGAATCCACAGGATTTCGACCGTGCCGTTTCCCTGATGCAAGACGGAAAGTACAAGGATGCCGTGGCTCTGCTGGAGGGGATCGCCAAACAGAACGACCGCTTGCCAGGCGTCTATATCAACCTGGGAATTTGCTACCGCCATATGAACAAGCTGGACGATGCCGAAAAGGCATTGCAGGTAGCCATCAAGCGCGATTCGAGAAACGCGGTGGCCTACAATGAGCTGGGACTGGTCTACCGGGAACTGGGAAAATTTCCCGATGCCCGCTCTGCGTACGAGAAGAGTATCGCCCGGCGGTCCCGCTATACCAAGGCGCATCTGAATCTGGCGATCCTCTGCGACCTGTATACCGCTGACAATGCCTGCGCATTGAAGGAATACCTACGGTATCAGAAGCTGACTGCAGGCAAAGACGACGAGGTGGGGAAATGGATCGTTGATCTTCGTCGCCGGATGGGCAAGCCGGTGAAGCCAAAGACCGCGGAGGTGAAGAAATGA
- a CDS encoding tetratricopeptide repeat protein, translating to MIRLLRFSAVLSATALLTACATDNWQGSDRIGSLQGKKVPVKEQKVSGSLEHAMAEYKKFLKETPETEMTPEALRRLADLKVASVEGLYGDEANEPGQTPVSSPMAGYKDDKKKEAADAKARQLDTLEKRSEKISEIDGKNNRLKNLPSGNTMQQKMLRDDANSKEAIRIYLKLLKKYPDYERNDQVMYQLARAYGIRGEQEKSLAVLDRIVKRYPYTRLITEVQFRRGEILFVHRQYVAAQHAYAAVVHAGKGSDFYDQALYKHGWALFKQSKYQQALGSFLKLIDEKAAGGRVAIDHFNEIERQRFDDTLRVVSFSFSYLGGPQAIADYFKAHGRRSYEDLLFADLGDHFLVKRRYDDAAKTYAMFVERNPLSIRAPDFQRKVIEVYEKGGFPKLVIQAKKDFARIYDVNGNYWKSHDIKKSPKVLAFVRQNLIDLAKHYHALSQKMHSKDDAKEAISWYRRFLASFRADPEAPRMNFLLAELLYEQKDFAAAAKEYERTAYQYPAHKKSAEAGYNAVLSYEQQIKKAPKDQKESITGRYISSSLKFVDTYPTHPKAAGVLDQAAVETYKRKQYADARKLARRVVTQFANADPKVRQSAWTVVAQSAFEMKDYSIAETGYGNSLELLPANSQKRKDLTDRLAASVYEQAALKKKAGKLKAAADGFLRVGQLAPTSPIRESADFDAAATLIKLQEWKRAASVLESFRKRYPSSKHQYDVTEKLAVVYEQGRQWLSAAREFERIEKTTSKPATKREANLRAAELFDKAEESGPAIAAYRRYLSHYPKPLSTAIESLNHLATLYKKTGKTGSYHETLRQIVRADSRAGKERTDRTRYLAALASFELSDPLVQRYKKIRLTLPLKRSLARKQKTMKEALKVFSDMLDYHVADITAAATYRIADLYYDLSRSMLDSERPRGLSKVEREQYDILLEEQAYPFEEKAINLHKKNLDLLRRGFYNEWVGKSITELAKLVPVRYARTEQGEGYVASPY from the coding sequence ATGATCCGGCTGCTGCGTTTTTCCGCTGTGCTCAGCGCCACTGCCCTCCTGACTGCGTGCGCCACGGACAATTGGCAGGGCTCGGACCGTATCGGCAGCCTGCAGGGCAAGAAGGTCCCGGTCAAGGAGCAGAAGGTCAGTGGCAGTCTCGAACACGCCATGGCGGAGTACAAGAAGTTCCTGAAGGAAACGCCGGAAACGGAAATGACCCCGGAGGCCCTGCGCCGCCTGGCGGATCTCAAGGTGGCTTCGGTGGAAGGCCTGTATGGCGATGAGGCGAACGAGCCCGGCCAGACTCCCGTGTCCTCCCCCATGGCCGGCTACAAGGACGACAAGAAAAAGGAGGCGGCCGACGCAAAGGCTCGGCAGCTTGATACCCTTGAGAAACGATCGGAAAAGATCTCTGAAATCGACGGCAAGAATAACCGCCTGAAGAATCTTCCGTCGGGCAACACGATGCAACAGAAGATGTTGCGCGACGATGCCAATTCGAAGGAAGCGATCCGGATCTATCTCAAGTTGCTGAAGAAGTATCCGGACTATGAGCGCAATGACCAGGTTATGTATCAGCTCGCGCGGGCCTATGGAATCCGTGGCGAACAGGAAAAGTCACTGGCCGTACTCGACCGGATCGTAAAGCGATATCCCTACACCCGGCTGATCACTGAAGTCCAGTTCCGTCGCGGTGAGATCCTGTTCGTGCACAGGCAATACGTGGCGGCCCAGCACGCCTATGCCGCAGTAGTGCATGCGGGCAAGGGATCGGATTTCTACGACCAGGCCCTATACAAGCACGGTTGGGCCCTATTCAAGCAGAGCAAGTACCAGCAGGCACTTGGTTCGTTCCTGAAGCTGATCGACGAGAAGGCTGCGGGGGGACGGGTTGCTATCGATCACTTCAATGAAATCGAACGCCAGCGTTTCGACGACACCCTGCGTGTGGTCAGCTTCAGCTTTTCCTATCTTGGTGGTCCCCAGGCCATTGCCGACTACTTCAAGGCCCATGGCCGCCGGTCCTATGAGGACCTGCTGTTCGCGGACCTCGGCGATCACTTTCTCGTCAAGCGCCGTTATGACGATGCGGCCAAGACTTATGCGATGTTCGTCGAACGCAATCCCCTGAGCATCCGGGCCCCCGATTTCCAGCGCAAGGTGATCGAGGTTTACGAGAAGGGCGGGTTCCCCAAACTGGTGATCCAGGCCAAGAAAGACTTCGCCCGTATTTACGATGTCAACGGAAACTATTGGAAGAGTCACGACATCAAGAAGTCCCCCAAGGTCCTGGCCTTTGTTCGCCAGAACCTGATCGATCTGGCCAAGCACTACCACGCCTTGTCGCAGAAGATGCACAGCAAGGACGACGCCAAGGAGGCGATCTCCTGGTACCGGCGCTTCCTGGCCTCGTTCCGGGCCGATCCCGAGGCGCCCCGCATGAATTTCCTCCTGGCCGAGTTGCTGTATGAACAGAAGGATTTCGCCGCAGCAGCAAAGGAGTACGAGCGCACCGCCTACCAGTATCCGGCCCACAAGAAGTCGGCCGAGGCGGGCTACAATGCAGTTCTTTCGTACGAACAGCAGATCAAGAAGGCCCCGAAGGACCAAAAGGAATCCATTACCGGCCGCTACATTTCATCGTCCCTGAAATTCGTCGACACGTACCCGACCCATCCCAAGGCGGCTGGGGTACTGGATCAGGCGGCGGTGGAGACCTACAAGCGCAAGCAGTATGCCGACGCGCGCAAGCTAGCCCGACGTGTTGTGACCCAGTTTGCCAACGCCGATCCCAAGGTTCGGCAATCGGCGTGGACCGTGGTGGCCCAGTCGGCGTTCGAGATGAAGGACTACTCGATTGCGGAAACTGGCTACGGGAATTCCCTGGAGCTGTTGCCCGCCAATTCGCAGAAGCGAAAGGACCTGACGGATCGTCTGGCGGCATCGGTGTATGAACAGGCGGCCCTGAAGAAAAAGGCCGGCAAGCTCAAGGCCGCGGCCGACGGATTTCTCCGTGTGGGCCAGCTTGCGCCGACATCTCCGATTCGCGAATCCGCCGACTTCGATGCGGCGGCGACCCTGATCAAGCTGCAGGAATGGAAGCGTGCGGCATCGGTGCTGGAATCCTTCCGCAAGCGCTATCCGTCGAGCAAGCACCAGTACGATGTCACGGAGAAACTGGCTGTGGTCTACGAGCAGGGCCGCCAGTGGCTGTCCGCGGCGCGGGAATTCGAGCGTATCGAAAAAACGACGTCGAAACCGGCCACCAAACGCGAGGCCAACCTGCGTGCGGCAGAGCTGTTCGACAAGGCCGAGGAGTCGGGGCCAGCCATCGCCGCCTATCGCAGATACCTGTCGCATTATCCGAAACCGCTATCCACGGCCATTGAGTCGCTGAATCATCTTGCTACCTTGTACAAGAAGACGGGCAAGACCGGTAGCTATCACGAGACCCTGCGGCAAATCGTGAGGGCAGACAGCCGCGCCGGCAAAGAGCGTACCGACCGCACACGCTATCTTGCGGCGCTGGCGAGTTTCGAGTTGTCCGATCCATTGGTGCAGAGGTACAAGAAGATTCGCCTGACCCTGCCGCTGAAACGCAGTCTTGCGCGCAAACAGAAGACCATGAAGGAGGCCTTGAAGGTATTCAGCGACATGCTGGACTATCACGTTGCCGACATTACGGCCGCCGCGACCTATCGCATCGCGGATCTGTATTACGACCTTTCCCGCTCCATGCTGGATTCGGAGCGCCCGCGCGGCCTGTCCAAGGTCGAGCGCGAACAATATGACATTCTGCTGGAGGAACAGGCGTATCCTTTCGAGGAGAAGGCGATCAATCTGCACAAGAAGAACCTGGACCTCTTGCGACGAGGCTTCTACAACGAATGGGTTGGCAAAAGCATTACCGAACTGGCGAAACTGGTTCCGGTGCGCTACGCACGGACGGAGCAGGGAGAAGGCTATGTTGCATCTCCGTACTAG